From Bacteroides sp., one genomic window encodes:
- a CDS encoding DUF2027 domain-containing protein, producing the protein MKFKPGDRVAFLNEKGGGVITRIVDEQIVYVSIEEGFEIPYAVTDLLKVGDAVADMTRHLEEKAEAENPDQSPLFSVPNKLGQMAQGAYLALVPAEQENILQCPLDFFLVNHTEMEMLFGVYLNRSGNFHGIEYGFIESDSKLLIRQVERNQIEDWLNGLVQIVFFGPGKTLPVKPASSNISFKPVKIYKEESFHYESLLRKKAIVLPLALLNDLAMKAEVPKVTDENIKLLNEKISAGTRKAEAVPKIESFLDKHKVDDRIAEVDLHINELIESTAGLSNADMLKIQMDYFRRCMEQAEVEKMTKMIFIHGVGNGTLKNEILRYLRNTPGVEFYDAAYARYGLGATEVYYYRNK; encoded by the coding sequence ATGAAGTTTAAACCAGGCGACAGGGTTGCTTTTTTGAATGAAAAAGGAGGCGGGGTCATCACACGCATTGTGGATGAGCAGATTGTCTACGTCTCGATAGAAGAAGGGTTTGAGATCCCTTATGCGGTGACAGACCTGCTCAAAGTGGGCGATGCCGTAGCCGATATGACCCGGCATTTGGAGGAAAAAGCCGAGGCAGAGAATCCCGACCAGTCGCCTCTTTTTTCGGTACCCAATAAACTGGGGCAAATGGCTCAGGGAGCCTACCTGGCACTTGTGCCTGCCGAGCAGGAAAACATACTGCAGTGCCCCCTGGACTTTTTCCTGGTGAACCACACAGAAATGGAGATGCTCTTTGGTGTATACCTGAATCGCTCGGGCAACTTTCACGGAATTGAATACGGTTTTATTGAGTCTGATTCAAAACTTCTCATCCGCCAGGTGGAAAGAAACCAGATTGAGGACTGGCTGAATGGGCTGGTGCAGATAGTGTTTTTCGGCCCCGGTAAAACCTTACCGGTAAAGCCGGCTTCTTCAAACATCTCGTTCAAACCGGTTAAGATTTACAAGGAGGAAAGTTTTCATTATGAAAGCCTGCTGCGCAAAAAAGCTATTGTGTTACCCCTTGCCCTTTTGAATGACCTCGCGATGAAGGCGGAAGTCCCTAAAGTAACGGACGAAAACATCAAATTACTGAATGAGAAAATCAGCGCAGGCACTCGCAAGGCAGAGGCAGTCCCTAAAATTGAGAGTTTCCTCGACAAGCACAAGGTGGATGACCGCATAGCCGAAGTCGACCTTCACATCAACGAACTGATAGAAAGCACGGCCGGGCTTTCGAATGCAGACATGCTTAAGATCCAGATGGATTATTTCCGCCGATGCATGGAACAGGCAGAAGTTGAGAAAATGACAAAGATGATCTTTATTCATGGGGTGGGTAACGGCACCCTGAAGAATGAAATTTTAAGATATTTGCGTAACACTCCGGGCGTGGAGTTTTACGATGCAGCCTATGCCAGGTATGGCTTGGGCGCTACAGAAGTGTATTATTACAGAAATAAATAA